One Vibrio sp. 16 genomic window carries:
- the coaA gene encoding type I pantothenate kinase, which produces MTPYLSFNRQQWAELRNSVPMTLSEEDLIELQGVNESLTMEEAVEIYLPLARLLNLYISARQSRNTVLNNFLSNQESTPPFIIGIAGSVAVGKSTTARLLKALLSRWEKHPKVELVTTDGFLYPKKVLNERGIMHRKGFPESYDIKRLVEFVSDVKAAKPNLEVPVYSHITYDITEEVKVVDRPDVLIIEGLNVLQSGMDYPHDPHRVFVSDFLDFSIYVDADSDVIENWYVERFLKFRQGAFTKPGSYFSHYTKLNKVEAIDKAHDIWQTINGINLTQNILPTKGRAQLILKKGQDHHIEEVLLRK; this is translated from the coding sequence ATGACACCTTATCTCTCTTTTAATCGTCAGCAATGGGCAGAATTGCGCAATTCTGTGCCAATGACGCTATCCGAAGAGGATTTGATCGAACTGCAAGGTGTTAACGAAAGCCTCACAATGGAAGAGGCCGTTGAAATTTATCTGCCTCTCGCGCGTCTTCTGAATCTTTACATTTCTGCTAGACAAAGCCGTAATACTGTCCTTAATAACTTTCTTAGTAATCAGGAATCGACCCCGCCGTTTATTATTGGGATCGCAGGAAGCGTTGCAGTGGGTAAAAGTACCACAGCGCGATTACTCAAAGCCTTGCTCTCTCGTTGGGAGAAACACCCTAAAGTGGAGTTGGTGACGACCGATGGCTTCCTTTATCCAAAGAAGGTTTTGAATGAGCGCGGCATTATGCACCGTAAAGGGTTTCCGGAGTCTTATGATATTAAACGCCTTGTCGAGTTTGTCTCCGATGTCAAAGCCGCAAAGCCCAATCTCGAAGTGCCCGTTTATTCGCATATTACCTACGACATTACTGAAGAGGTGAAAGTTGTCGACCGCCCTGATGTCTTGATTATTGAAGGTCTTAACGTTTTGCAAAGTGGCATGGACTACCCTCATGATCCACACCGCGTGTTTGTTTCTGACTTCCTCGACTTTTCAATTTACGTCGACGCTGACTCTGATGTCATTGAAAACTGGTACGTTGAACGCTTTCTTAAGTTTCGTCAGGGTGCGTTTACCAAACCGGGCTCCTATTTTAGCCACTACACCAAACTCAACAAAGTGGAAGCCATCGATAAAGCCCACGACATTTGGCAAACGATCAATGGCATCAACCTGACGCAAAACATTCTCCCCACCAAAGGGCGCGCCCAACTTATTTTGAAGAAAGGCCAAGATCACCATATAGAAGAAGTGCTGTTAAGGAAGTAG
- a CDS encoding DUF805 domain-containing protein has protein sequence MSIKELLFSFQGRVGRKVYWTWNLVYYIAIFGFGIGMNVLFPAISHLVLPIFLIAALLPDLAITAKRWHDRGKSNWWLLMNVPLIVGRLMAPMDGEPMASPSTEQMIAYTISLVCGIWIFVECGLLKGQAGDNSYGPEPK, from the coding sequence ATGTCAATTAAAGAGTTATTGTTTTCTTTCCAAGGTCGCGTAGGTCGAAAAGTCTACTGGACATGGAATTTGGTTTACTACATTGCGATATTTGGCTTCGGAATAGGAATGAATGTTCTCTTTCCTGCCATTTCTCACCTAGTTTTGCCGATATTTCTCATCGCAGCTTTACTTCCCGATTTAGCCATTACAGCGAAACGCTGGCACGATCGCGGAAAATCTAACTGGTGGCTATTGATGAACGTGCCACTGATTGTCGGTCGTTTAATGGCGCCGATGGATGGAGAGCCAATGGCTTCTCCTTCAACAGAGCAAATGATCGCTTACACAATCTCGCTCGTGTGCGGAATCTGGATTTTCGTTGAGTGCGGGTTGCTAAAAGGGCAGGCGGGCGATAACTCATACGGTCCGGAGCCAAAGTAA